AGCCAGGGGCTCACGATGCTGCTCGCAGCCATCTTCGGCGTCGTGCTCAATGGCAACCTGTCACCCGCGCAAATGGATGCATGGGGCTGGCGGATCCCGTTTTTCTTCGGACTGTTGATTGGGCCGGTCGCATGGTATATCCGCAAGCGCGTCGATGAGACGCCCGAGTTCGTCGCAGCCGAGATGTCGAGCAAGACCACGTTGACACCCGTGCGCGATACGCTCGCGACGCAGAAGGAGCGTTTGCTGATCGCCATCGGTGTGGTAATTCTGGCCACCGTGTCCACGTATGTCGTGCTGTTCATGCCGACCTTTGCGGTGAAGCAGCTCGGCCTGCCGGCGTCGGCGTCGTTCGCCGCGATCCTGTTGACCGGTATGATCCAGCTGGTCGTGTCGCCATTGGTGGGCCACTGGTCCGACCGGCACGGCCGCACCGGCATCATGCTCGCGTCGGCGATCACGATCCTCGTGCTGATCTACCCTGCGTTTGCGATGCTGGTTTCGCATCCGACCTTGGCGACGTTGCTGGTCGTGCAGATCATCTTCGGCTTTCTGATAAGCGGCTATTTCGCCACGCTGCCCGGGTTGCTATCGGAGATTTTCCCGGTCAGCACCCGCACGACCGGGCTATCGTTGTCGTACAACATTGCCGTGACGATCTTCGGCGGCTTTGCACCGTTCATCATCTCTTGGTTGATCGCATCGACCGGCACTAAGGTAGCGCCCGGCTTCTACATGATCTTCGCGGCGGCGATTAGCATCGTTGCGCTGTTCGCGGTACGCTTGCGGCTCGCGGTGCGCTAAACGCGCGAGCCGGTTGTAGCGGCCGTAGTGGTTGTAGCGGCCGTAGCAGTTGTCGTGCCGTAGCAATTGGCCGGTCCGAGTCATCACGGACCGGCCAACACGCCACAGCGCGGCGAGCGTGGCTACACCTGCGCGCCGGCGTTCGGATCGTTCGGATCGTACCCCGACTTCTTTTCCTTGATCAGGTCTTCGCGCTTGACCCCGAGCCACATCGCCAGCGCCGCTGCGACGAACACCGACGAATAGATGCCGAACAAGATACCGATGGTCAGCGCCAGCGCAAAATAGTGCAGCGTTAGACCGCCGAACAAGAGCATCGACAACACCACCATCTGCGTCGAGCCGTGCGTGATGATCGTGCGCGACATTGTGCTCGTAATCG
This region of Mycetohabitans endofungorum genomic DNA includes:
- a CDS encoding MFS transporter, with protein sequence MGASVSSSSVAPAVRLKVWRAVAAASIGNALEWFDLVAYGFFAVVISQQFFPAGNDTISLLLTLVTFGVSFFMRPLGAIVLGAYADRAGRRAALSLSISLMMVGTLIIAVLPNYATIGLAAPLILVIARLLQGFSAGGEFGSATAFLAEHMPQRRGFLSSWQVASQGLTMLLAAIFGVVLNGNLSPAQMDAWGWRIPFFFGLLIGPVAWYIRKRVDETPEFVAAEMSSKTTLTPVRDTLATQKERLLIAIGVVILATVSTYVVLFMPTFAVKQLGLPASASFAAILLTGMIQLVVSPLVGHWSDRHGRTGIMLASAITILVLIYPAFAMLVSHPTLATLLVVQIIFGFLISGYFATLPGLLSEIFPVSTRTTGLSLSYNIAVTIFGGFAPFIISWLIASTGTKVAPGFYMIFAAAISIVALFAVRLRLAVR